The sequence GGCAAGGTGACGAGCACCACCCATACGGCTTTTGATCGCCCACGCAGCAGCGCCACATACCGCGCAATGGGGAAGGCGATGAGCGCGCAGGCCAGCGTGACGGCGACGCTCATCAGCAGGGTGCGGAGTATGACATCGAGGTTGCTGGGCGTGCTGAACAGAGAAGCGAAGGTGGCCCAGGTGAACGTCTGCACCAGCTGAGCCGTGAAGTCGTCGATGCTGTAAAAGCCGTACTGGAGCAGGCCCAACAGACTTCCCAGATACACGACACCCAGCCAGAGCAGCGGCGGGGCCAGCAGCAGCAGCGTCATGAGGGCGCCGCGCCCGAGTCTGCGCCTTGGAACCGTGGCGGGAACCGACATCAGCGCTCCAGCACGCGCAGAGCGGCCTCGTCCCAGCGCAGACCGAGCGTGTCGCCCACCGCTGGCAGCCCTGCCGCCGACGCGATCAGCGCCTGAAGAGGCACGCCGCCCGCGTCGAGTTCCAGCCGCGTCTGAGCGCCCAGATACTGCACCTCGCGCACGCTGGCCTGCCAGCTTCCCTGTCCGGCGGGCAGCACCTCGACCCGCTCGGGGCGCAGTGCCAGCCGCGTCCCGGGCCGCCCCAGCCGCTCGCCCGGCAGCACGTTGGCCCTGCCCACGAAATCGGCGACAAAGGCCGTGCGCGGATACTCGTACAGATCGTGCGGCGTGCCCTCCTGCTCAATACGGCCCGCCGAAAATACCGCCAGCCGGTCGCTCATGCTCAGCGCCTCGCCCTGATCGTGGGTCACATAGATGAAGGTCAGGCCCAGGTGCCGCTGAATTCCTTTCAGTTCGCTCTGCATCTGCTCGCGCAGTTTCAGGTCGAGTGCGCCCAGCGGTTCGTCGAGCAGCAGCAGCCGGGGACGCGCCGCCAGCGCACGCGCCAGGGCCACCCGCTGCCGCTGCCCACCCGACAGCTGGGAAGGCCGACGACTGCTGAACGCCGTGAGCTGCACCAGTTCGAGCATCTCGCCTGCCCGTGTCCGGCGCTCGGAGACCGAAACGCCGCGCACCGTCAGGGGATACGCCACGTTGTCCAGCACGCTCAGGTGCGGAAACAGCGCGTAGTCCTGAAAGACGGTGTTCACGTCGCGCCTGTACGGAGGAAGCTGGGTCACGTCCTGCCCGAACAGCCGCACCCGGCCCGAATCGGGCGTCTCGAAGCCTCCGATCAGGCGCAGCACCGTGGTTTTTCCACTGCCAGAAGGCCCCAGCAGCGAGTAGAACTCGCCCTCGGGAATGTCCAGGGTCACATCGTCGGCGGCCCGCATCGTTCCGAAGGTGCAGACCAGATGTTCCAGTGAGACGGCGCTCATCTGACCGGGTAAGGACGAAATTCAGGCTGCTGGACGGCGGCGAGTCCCGCTCCCGCTTTTACAGGGCAGGGTGTCGGAAGCGCGAACCGTCGCAATCAGCGCCCGCCCTGGATGGCGATATAGTCGCTGACCCAGCGGTTATAGGGCACACACGTCCCCTGGGTAGCGCATTTTCTGATGGGCGTGCGCCAGAAATAGATTCTGTCGAAGGCAGCATACCCGTTGGTCGTGCAGCCGTCCTTGCCGAGCAGTGTGCTGGCGGTGCAGCCCTTCTGCACGGCTGGAAGCGAGCCGAACCACGCCGCCACGTCGCCCTGCACCTTCGGCGTCAGACTGTATTCCATCCAGCGGTAGGCGCAGTTGGGGTGCTTGGCCGCCACATGCATCATGGTGGTGTCGGCCCAGCCGGTCGCGCCCTCTGCGGGAATCACGCTGGCAATCGGCTGCTTGTTGGCCTTGAGGGTATTGACCTGAAACGGCCAGCTCGCAGAGGCCACGACGCCTTCGTTGGTAAAGTCCTGTACCTGTACATTGGCATCGTTCCAGTAGCGCTGAATCAGGGTGCGCTGCGTCCTCAGCACGGTCAGCACCGCCGCATACTGCGCCTCGTTCAGCTCGTAGGGGTTTTTGATGCCCAGGGCGGGCTGCGTCTTCATCAGGTACAGCGCGGCGTCGGCCACATAGATCGGGCCGTAGTACGCCTGGATGCGCCCTTTGTTGGATTTGCCGTCCGCGAGCGTCTGCGGTTTGAACACCGCGGCCCAGCTGGTCGGCGGCGTTTTGAAGGCCTTGGTGCTGTACATCAGCACGTTTGGCCCCCACTGATAGGGCACGCCGTAGTGAACGCCGCCGACGGTATGCCAGGGCGCACTCTGCAACTTGGGATTGACGGTGGCGTAACTGGGAATCAGCTTGGTATTGATCGGCTGCACCCGGCCGCCCGCCACCAGCCGCAGCGAGGCGTCGCCCGAAGCGGTCACCAGATCGTAGCCGCCCTGATTCATCAGCGACACCATCTCGTCACTCGATCCGGCGACCTTGACGCTGACTTTGCAGCCTGTCGCCTTCTCGAAGGGCGTCACCCAGTCGTAGGCCTTGTCGCTCTGACCGCGCTCCAGATACCCGGCCCAGGCGATCACGCTCAGTTGTCCCTCGTTCTGGCCCAGCGACATCACCATCTGAGCGTTCTGGGCAGACGTCGTGCCCGGCGCAACCAGCAGCATGAACGACGTGAACAGCACGGTGAATCGGTGCATACAACCCCCTGAGGAGAGAAGGAGAACGGGACAACGCGGGCCTGAGCTGTGGGTGAAGACGCATTTAGCATAATGAGAGGCGCCGCCGTCAGCAAGTCGCCTAGGGAGGTCGCCCGAGTCCGCCACGAGGCAGGAAGAGGTCTGCCTGCTCTGGTCATGGCAACATGGCCCGATATTCGAGAGACCGCACTACAATGTAATTTTATATACAGAATTTATCAGAATTTTATGCTCTTAGTGTCAGGTAAGATAGATCGATCTTCTGAAGGCTGCCGTGGAGTCTGTCAGTGAGTATCGTCTGTGACGGTTTCAAAAGAAAAGACCTAAGGGGAAAATCTTACCATGCGAGAAGTTCTTTGGTCATTTCGATACATCATGTCTACGTTAAGGCATGTTACATTAAGGCATGCTAAATGCGGCTTCGCTCTCTCCCCGTTCTGATCAGACCGCCGACAAAGTCCTGAGCGCCCTCCTCCATCTCGCAGAATCATCCAGCCCCCTCAGCGCCCGCGAGATCGCTGCCGGAATTTCCAGACCTCTCAGCACCACCTACCGCTACCTGAGCGTGTTGCGAGAGTGGGAGCTGATCGCCGAGAACCTCGACGGCAGCGGCTTTGTGCTCGGGCCGCGCTGTATGTCGCTGGGCCATACCTTCATCCAGCAGTTCGAACTGGGGCGGCTGAGCCTGCCGGTGCTTCAGGACCTGGTCAATCAGACCGGTGAGACGGCGCTGCTGCTGATCCCGATGTCCGGTCAGGTCATCTGCGTCGAGAGCATCGAAAGCCCGAAACCGCTGCGTTACGCCTTCCAGAAGGGCGTACTGATCCGTTCGGTGCTGCGCGGAGCCAGTGCCAAGGCGATGCTGCCCTATATCAGCGATCTGAGCGTGTACGAAGCGCTGCGCCTGGACAGCGATCTGAGTGAAGCCGAAGTCTTTTCAGAACGCGAACGCATCCGCACGCAGGGCTACGCCATCAGCGAAAACGAAGTGGACAGCGGCGTGGTCGAGATCGCGGCGGCCATCCTGGGACGCAGCGGAAACCTGATGGGCGCCGTCAGCGTGGTCTCTCCGGCCTTCCGCGCCTCGCCCGAAAAACGTGAGAGCTGCGCCGCACGGGTCAAGGAAGCTGCCGCACAGATCGGAGTGCTGGCGCAGCATGCCAAGGATCAGCAGTCGTGACCTACGAGCGGGTGGTGAAGGGTCGCCTCGTCACCCCCGATCAGGTGTACGAACGGGTATCTGGGCATTCAGAACGGAATCATCGCTGCAATCAGCCGTGAACCGCTGGACGGTCAGCTGCTGGACGTGAGCGGCCAACTGGTCTTTCCGGGCGGCATCGATGCCCACGTGCATGTGAGCAGCAGCGAACTGTACCCGGAAGGCTGGACGCGCCTGAGCCAGTGTGCGCTTGCAGGCGGCGTCACGACGGTCATCGATATGCCCTACGACGCGCCCCAGCCCACCGTGAGCGCTGAACTGTTCCGGGCGAAGGTCGAGCGCCTGCGGCAGGAAACACTGACCGACGCCGCCCTGTACGGCACCATTCGCAAACGCGGCGGCGTATCTGAGATCGCTGGAATGGCGGCAGCCGGGGCAAGCGCCTTCAAATTCAGCACCTACGAAACCGACCCGCAGCGCTTTCCCCGCATTCCCAACGACGAACTCCTGCCTGCGCTGCGCGAACTGGGACGGCTGGGACTGCCCGCCGTCTTTCATGCCGAGGACGGCGAAATCGTCGACGCGCTGATCGAGCAGCTACGACCACGCGGCGAGGAAAGCCCACGCCTGCACGCCCAGAGCCGCCCCCCGTGTCCGAGATGGCAGCGGTGGCCAGGCTGCTGGAACTCAGCCGCGCCGTGACCGCCGAGGGATACCCGGTCAAGCTGCATATCGCGCATCTGACAGTGCCGCAGGGCTTTCATCTGCTGGAGCACTACCGGGCGCTGGGCGTGGACGTGAGCGCCGAAACCTGCATCCATTACCTGACGCTGAGCGAAGACGACCTGAACACGCAGGGTGCGCCGCTCAAATGCAATCCGCCGCTGCGCCCCGCCGAGATGCAGGAAGCGCTGTGGGCCGAGGTGCTCGCCGGACGGGTGGCCCTGATCACCACCGACCACGCGCCCTGGCCGCCGGAACTGAAGGACAAGCCGAATATTTTCGACAACCGCAGCGGCATGCCGGGGCTGGAAACCATGCTGCCGCTGCTGTACAGCGAGGGCGTGGTGCGGCGCGGCCTGCCCCTGACCGAATTTGCCCGCCTGACCGCCAGCGGGCCTGCCGACCGCTTCGGACTGGCGCACCGCAAGGGCAGGCTTCAGGTAGGCCTGGACGCCGATCTGACGATTCTCGACCCCCGGGCCAGCACCACCGTCCGGGCCGCCGGGTCGTATTCGATTGCCCGGCACAGCCCCTACGAGGGCCGCACTCTGAGCGGCAGAATCACGCACACGCTGCTGCGCGGCGCAGAGGTGTTCGACGGACAGACGGTGGTGGCGCAGCCCGGCTTCGCCCAGTTCCTGACACCGGAGTTCGCGTGATTCCACAGATCGGCGCGGCGCGGCTGTTGACCCGCCTGGAGGAACTCGCCCACCTGACCGACCCGGCGCGGCCGTATACCCGCCGTGCCTTTACGCCGCTGTACGAGCAGGGCCGCGCCTGGCTGCGGGCCGAGATGGAGCAGGCGGGACTGACCGTGACGATGGACGCGGGCGGCAATCTGATCGGGCGTCGTGCAGGCAGCACCCCGGACGCCCCCACGCTGCTGATCGGCTCGCACACCGATACCGTGGTGGGGGGTGGCAGGTTCGACGGCATTCTGGGCGTGCTGGCCGCGCTGGAAGTGGCGCACAGCCTGCACGACGCGGGCCATGAACTCACGCACGCGCTGGAAGTGGTGGATTTTCTGAGTGAGGAGCCCAGCGACTACGGCGCGTCGTGCGTGGGAAGCAGGGCGCTGGCAGGCACACTGACGCCGGAACTGCTGGCCCAGACCAATGCACACGGCGAAACGCTGGAACATGCAGTGCGCCGGGCCGGGGGCAGGCCCGAACTGCTGCACGGGCCGCTGCGCGAAGCAGGCAGCGTCGCGGCGTATCTGGAACTGCACATCGAGCAGGGGCCGGTGCTGGAAACGGCGGGCGTACCAATCGGCGTCGTCAGCGGCATCGTGGGCATCGAGCGCTGGGAACTGACCTTCGGCGGGCGGCCCGACCACGCCGGAACCACTCCCATGACGCTGCGCCAGGACGCACTGGTGGGAGCGGCAGGCTGCGTTTCCCTGCTGCACCGGCTGGCGCTGGAGGCCGACCGACACGCGCCGCTGGTCGCCACTGTCGGGCAGCTCCGAGTTTCACCAGGAAACAGCAACGTAATTCCCGGCGAGGTCACGCTGATCTTCGAGGCGCGGGCGCTGGACGCAGAGCGGCTGTCGGGGTTCGTGGCCGACTTTCTGGAACAGGCCGACTCGCTGGCACGCGGAGCCGACGTGCGCCTGAGCGCGAAGCTGGTCAGCCGCGCCGCGCCGCTGGTGTGCGGCGTGCAGCTTCAGAGCGCGGTGCGGGCGGCCTGCGCCGAACTGAATCTGCCCTGCCTGACGCTTCCGAGCGGTGCAGGCCATGACGCGATGCAGGTGGGACTGCTCGCGCCCGCCGGTATGCTCTTCGTTCCGAGCGTGGGGGGCCGCAGCCACACGCCCGAGGAACTCACCCGCGAGGCCGACGTGCTGGCGGGAGCGCGGGTGCTGCTGGGAGCGGTTCTGAAGCTGGACGAAGCCTTGAGCGCGTAGCTTGTAGGTATGGCAGCGGGATCAGCTGGGGGCTTCTGGCTCCCGCATGCCACAGACCACACGCTACACGCCATCTTTTCCAGAGGAGCCACCATGACCACCAATCCCACGACCCCTGAATCAGGGCCCAGCGAACCCAGGAGACTCAGCGACCGCCCCGGCATCGACCGGCCCCTGCTGCCCGGTGAACGGCTGAAGGCCCAGCGCGGCCCCGAACTGCGGGCGAAAAGCTGGCGCACAGAAGGGCTGCTGCGAATGCTCGAAAACGTATTGGAAGTGGGCGAAAAACCCGAAGAACTGGTGGTGTACGCCGCGCTGGGCAAGGCGGCCCGCGACTGGGACAGTTACTTCAAGATTCGCAGAGCGCTGACCGGCATGAGCACCGATTCGACGCTGATGATTCAGTCGGGCAAGCCTATCGGCGTGTTTCCGACGCATGCCGGAGCGCCCCGCGTCCTGATCGCCAACAGCAATCTGGTCGGGCGCTGGGCCACCACCGAACATTTCTACGACCTGTACGAGAAAAATAAAATTGCCTGGGGTGGCCTGACCGCCGGATGCTGGCAGTACATCGGCTTTCAGGGCGTGCTTCAGGGCACCTTCGAGACCTTCGCTGCCGCCAGCAAGGTGCATTTCGATCAGGACGACCTGAAAGGCCGCTTCGTGTTCACGGCGGGTCTGGGCGGAATGGGCAGCGCACAGCCGCTCGCCATCTGGATGCTCGGCGGCGTGGCGCTGGTGCCGGAAGTGAACGGTGAACGCGCTCTGGAACGGCAGGCACGCGGGCTGGTGCAGCATGTGACGGAGGATCTGGACGAGGCCATCCGGCTGTGCACAGAGGCCCGAGAGCAGGGCGAGGCCAGAAGCGTGACCTGGGTGGGCAACGCGGTGGAGGCGCTGGAAACACTGCTGGCACGGGGCATCGTTCCCGATATCGTGACTGACATGACCAGTGCCCACGACGCGCTGCACGGCTATCAACCGCTGGGCCTGACCACCGCGCAGGCCGCCCAGCTGCGCTCAGACGACCCCAATCGGCTGATCGAGTTGGCCAGAGACACGATGGTTCGCCACGTCAAGGCGCTGCTGAACATGGAGGATGCCGGGGCCGTCACCTTCGATTACGGCAACAACCTGCGCTCACAGGCCCGCGACCACGGTTTTCCCGGCGGCTTCCGGCTGAAGGTCTTCACCGAGGCCTATCTGCGCCCGCTGTTCTCGCGGGGCATCGGGCCGTTTCGCTGGGTGGCGCTCAGTGGCAATTCTGCCGACATCGCCTATCTGGACGCGCTCACGCAGGAACTCTTTCCGGACGACGCCCCGGTGCAGCGCTGGGTACGCGCCGCCCGTCTGCACGTGCCGGAACAGGGGCTGCCTGCCCGCACCGCCTGGCTGGGCCACACCCAGCGCACCCGCATGGCCCTCGCGGCCAACGCGGCAGTCGCACGCGGCGAGATCGGCCCGGTCGCCTTTACCCGCGACCACCTCGATGCGGGCAGCATGGCGCACCCCAACATCATGACCGAGAACCTGAGAGACGGCACCGACGCCGTGTCCGACTGGCCGCTGCTGAACGCCCTGCTCAACACCGCCAGCGGAGCCGATCTGGTCGCCATCCATTCGGGCGGGGGCGGCTACGCGGGCTATATGACCAGTGCGGGCGTGACCTGCATCGCAGACGGCAGCGAGGAAACCGCCGGACGCCTGGAACGGGTGATGAACGCCGATACC is a genomic window of Deinococcus sp. KNUC1210 containing:
- a CDS encoding ABC transporter substrate-binding protein; protein product: MLLVAPGTTSAQNAQMVMSLGQNEGQLSVIAWAGYLERGQSDKAYDWVTPFEKATGCKVSVKVAGSSDEMVSLMNQGGYDLVTASGDASLRLVAGGRVQPINTKLIPSYATVNPKLQSAPWHTVGGVHYGVPYQWGPNVLMYSTKAFKTPPTSWAAVFKPQTLADGKSNKGRIQAYYGPIYVADAALYLMKTQPALGIKNPYELNEAQYAAVLTVLRTQRTLIQRYWNDANVQVQDFTNEGVVASASWPFQVNTLKANKQPIASVIPAEGATGWADTTMMHVAAKHPNCAYRWMEYSLTPKVQGDVAAWFGSLPAVQKGCTASTLLGKDGCTTNGYAAFDRIYFWRTPIRKCATQGTCVPYNRWVSDYIAIQGGR
- a CDS encoding IclR family transcriptional regulator, with protein sequence MLNAASLSPRSDQTADKVLSALLHLAESSSPLSAREIAAGISRPLSTTYRYLSVLREWELIAENLDGSGFVLGPRCMSLGHTFIQQFELGRLSLPVLQDLVNQTGETALLLIPMSGQVICVESIESPKPLRYAFQKGVLIRSVLRGASAKAMLPYISDLSVYEALRLDSDLSEAEVFSERERIRTQGYAISENEVDSGVVEIAAAILGRSGNLMGAVSVVSPAFRASPEKRESCAARVKEAAAQIGVLAQHAKDQQS
- a CDS encoding urocanate hydratase, encoding MTTNPTTPESGPSEPRRLSDRPGIDRPLLPGERLKAQRGPELRAKSWRTEGLLRMLENVLEVGEKPEELVVYAALGKAARDWDSYFKIRRALTGMSTDSTLMIQSGKPIGVFPTHAGAPRVLIANSNLVGRWATTEHFYDLYEKNKIAWGGLTAGCWQYIGFQGVLQGTFETFAAASKVHFDQDDLKGRFVFTAGLGGMGSAQPLAIWMLGGVALVPEVNGERALERQARGLVQHVTEDLDEAIRLCTEAREQGEARSVTWVGNAVEALETLLARGIVPDIVTDMTSAHDALHGYQPLGLTTAQAAQLRSDDPNRLIELARDTMVRHVKALLNMEDAGAVTFDYGNNLRSQARDHGFPGGFRLKVFTEAYLRPLFSRGIGPFRWVALSGNSADIAYLDALTQELFPDDAPVQRWVRAARLHVPEQGLPARTAWLGHTQRTRMALAANAAVARGEIGPVAFTRDHLDAGSMAHPNIMTENLRDGTDAVSDWPLLNALLNTASGADLVAIHSGGGGYAGYMTSAGVTCIADGSEETAGRLERVMNADTGWGVLRYADAGYEEAEETKEREGLGLGF
- a CDS encoding amidohydrolase family protein, which codes for MSGQLVFPGGIDAHVHVSSSELYPEGWTRLSQCALAGGVTTVIDMPYDAPQPTVSAELFRAKVERLRQETLTDAALYGTIRKRGGVSEIAGMAAAGASAFKFSTYETDPQRFPRIPNDELLPALRELGRLGLPAVFHAEDGEIVDALIEQLRPRGEESPRLHAQSRPPCPRWQRWPGCWNSAAP
- a CDS encoding Zn-dependent hydrolase, which translates into the protein MIPQIGAARLLTRLEELAHLTDPARPYTRRAFTPLYEQGRAWLRAEMEQAGLTVTMDAGGNLIGRRAGSTPDAPTLLIGSHTDTVVGGGRFDGILGVLAALEVAHSLHDAGHELTHALEVVDFLSEEPSDYGASCVGSRALAGTLTPELLAQTNAHGETLEHAVRRAGGRPELLHGPLREAGSVAAYLELHIEQGPVLETAGVPIGVVSGIVGIERWELTFGGRPDHAGTTPMTLRQDALVGAAGCVSLLHRLALEADRHAPLVATVGQLRVSPGNSNVIPGEVTLIFEARALDAERLSGFVADFLEQADSLARGADVRLSAKLVSRAAPLVCGVQLQSAVRAACAELNLPCLTLPSGAGHDAMQVGLLAPAGMLFVPSVGGRSHTPEELTREADVLAGARVLLGAVLKLDEALSA
- a CDS encoding dihydroorotase family protein, with the translated sequence MAAVARLLELSRAVTAEGYPVKLHIAHLTVPQGFHLLEHYRALGVDVSAETCIHYLTLSEDDLNTQGAPLKCNPPLRPAEMQEALWAEVLAGRVALITTDHAPWPPELKDKPNIFDNRSGMPGLETMLPLLYSEGVVRRGLPLTEFARLTASGPADRFGLAHRKGRLQVGLDADLTILDPRASTTVRAAGSYSIARHSPYEGRTLSGRITHTLLRGAEVFDGQTVVAQPGFAQFLTPEFA
- a CDS encoding ABC transporter ATP-binding protein → MSAVSLEHLVCTFGTMRAADDVTLDIPEGEFYSLLGPSGSGKTTVLRLIGGFETPDSGRVRLFGQDVTQLPPYRRDVNTVFQDYALFPHLSVLDNVAYPLTVRGVSVSERRTRAGEMLELVQLTAFSSRRPSQLSGGQRQRVALARALAARPRLLLLDEPLGALDLKLREQMQSELKGIQRHLGLTFIYVTHDQGEALSMSDRLAVFSAGRIEQEGTPHDLYEYPRTAFVADFVGRANVLPGERLGRPGTRLALRPERVEVLPAGQGSWQASVREVQYLGAQTRLELDAGGVPLQALIASAAGLPAVGDTLGLRWDEAALRVLER